A stretch of Clostridium sp. BJN0001 DNA encodes these proteins:
- a CDS encoding KilA-N domain-containing protein, with protein sequence MPEKKEYKATIHANGADISVVSKGNEDDYISLTDIAKHKSDEPNDVIRNWLRNRDTIEFLGLWEKMSNPDFKPVEFDGFKKEAGRNAFVLSPQKWISATNAIGIISKAGRYGGTYAHKDIAFEFASWVSPEFKLYIIKDYQRLKQDENSRLSLEWNVNRVLSKVNYKIHTDAIKENLISNDLTNKQIGFTYANEADMLNMALFGKTAKQWRDENPDLKGNIRDYATIEQLIVMANLENMNANFIGKGLDQKQRLIELNKIARTQLKSLLDNKSVKKLEDLNRKQLGDGK encoded by the coding sequence ATGCCTGAAAAGAAAGAATATAAAGCAACTATACATGCAAATGGAGCAGATATTTCTGTTGTTTCAAAAGGAAACGAAGATGATTATATTAGTTTAACCGATATTGCAAAACATAAAAGTGATGAACCGAATGATGTCATTCGTAATTGGCTTAGGAATAGAGATACTATTGAATTCTTGGGATTGTGGGAGAAGATGAGTAATCCAGATTTTAAACCCGTCGAATTCGACGGGTTTAAAAAAGAGGCGGGAAGAAATGCGTTTGTATTGTCACCACAAAAATGGATATCAGCAACAAATGCAATTGGTATTATTTCAAAAGCAGGTAGGTATGGTGGAACATATGCACATAAAGATATTGCTTTTGAATTTGCATCATGGGTTTCACCTGAATTTAAACTGTATATAATTAAAGATTATCAAAGGTTAAAGCAGGACGAAAATAGTAGGCTATCATTGGAATGGAATGTAAATCGTGTGCTTTCTAAAGTAAATTATAAAATACACACAGATGCCATAAAAGAAAATCTAATTTCTAATGATTTAACAAATAAGCAAATAGGATTTACATATGCAAATGAGGCAGATATGTTAAATATGGCTTTGTTTGGGAAAACTGCAAAGCAGTGGCGTGATGAAAATCCAGATTTGAAGGGTAATATAAGAGATTATGCAACAATTGAACAGCTTATTGTAATGGCTAATCTTGAAAACATGAATGCCAATTTTATTGGAAAAGGGTTAGATCAAAAACAAAGACTTATAGAATTAAATAAGATAGCAAGAACACAGTTAAAATCGTTATTAGATAATAAGAGTGTTAAAAAATTAGAAGACTTAAACAGAAAACAATTAGGTGATGGTAAGTAA
- a CDS encoding PTS transporter subunit EIIC has product MKKRISFSGFQKLGKVLMTPVMILPIAGILVGIGSAFSSPNVIASMPFLANSVFIFNLLKAIGNTVFTFLPIIFAVSVAVGYAKKEKGIAALSAMIGFLVMHNVMNSLLSALGKLDPKALKTGQALVMGIPSLDTGVFGGIIVGLIVVWLHNKFYNIELPPVLGIFSGTKFVPMISIIGCSILGVVMAFVWPQVQTGISAIGELIYKTGAFGSIIYGTCERALVPFGLHHFIYTPFFFTNLGGSMAIDGVQQEGALNIYKAMLASKTAMFDINISRFTMNGKVIFAMFGLPGAALAMYRTAKPENKMKVKALMIAAVIPAIFTGITEPLEYAFLFVAPVLFAIHAGFAGLAYLITYLLQVNVPGSGSFGGPFLSFIFNGIMQSGKGSNWIMIPIIGIIFFFLYYFTFKFVILKLNYKTPGREDATSDEKAEVKKVDNDKILTAIIDGLGGAANILNVDACFTRLRVAVKDKTLVAGDDKWKETGANGVVRLSDGVQIIYGSKADVYKTRLQNMLGME; this is encoded by the coding sequence ATGAAAAAAAGAATTAGTTTCTCAGGTTTCCAAAAGTTAGGGAAAGTATTAATGACTCCAGTTATGATACTTCCAATCGCAGGTATTTTAGTTGGAATTGGTTCAGCCTTTTCATCACCGAATGTAATCGCTTCAATGCCTTTTCTAGCAAATTCAGTTTTCATTTTTAATCTCTTAAAAGCGATAGGAAATACAGTATTTACATTTTTACCAATAATCTTCGCTGTATCAGTTGCAGTAGGATATGCAAAGAAAGAAAAAGGAATTGCCGCTCTATCAGCAATGATTGGTTTCTTAGTTATGCATAATGTAATGAATTCACTACTATCTGCATTAGGTAAACTTGATCCAAAAGCATTAAAAACAGGACAAGCACTTGTAATGGGAATTCCAAGTCTTGATACAGGAGTTTTTGGAGGAATAATAGTTGGCCTAATAGTAGTATGGTTACATAATAAATTTTATAATATTGAACTTCCACCAGTTCTTGGAATCTTCTCAGGAACAAAGTTTGTTCCAATGATTTCTATTATCGGATGTTCTATATTAGGAGTAGTAATGGCATTTGTCTGGCCACAAGTACAGACAGGAATATCAGCAATTGGTGAACTAATATATAAGACAGGTGCATTTGGAAGTATAATTTACGGAACATGTGAACGTGCATTAGTACCATTTGGACTTCATCATTTTATTTATACACCATTCTTCTTCACTAATCTTGGTGGATCAATGGCTATTGATGGGGTACAGCAAGAAGGAGCTTTAAATATTTACAAAGCTATGCTTGCATCTAAAACAGCAATGTTTGATATAAACATAAGTAGATTTACTATGAATGGAAAAGTTATATTTGCAATGTTTGGTCTTCCAGGAGCTGCACTTGCAATGTACAGAACTGCTAAACCAGAAAATAAGATGAAAGTAAAAGCACTTATGATAGCTGCAGTAATTCCAGCAATATTCACAGGTATTACAGAACCATTAGAATATGCATTCTTATTCGTTGCACCAGTACTATTTGCAATCCATGCAGGATTTGCAGGACTTGCATATTTAATAACTTATCTTCTACAAGTAAATGTACCAGGCTCTGGTTCATTTGGAGGACCTTTCTTAAGCTTTATATTTAATGGAATAATGCAGTCAGGAAAAGGTTCTAACTGGATTATGATTCCAATAATAGGAATAATATTTTTCTTCTTATACTACTTCACATTCAAGTTTGTAATATTAAAACTTAATTACAAAACTCCAGGACGTGAAGATGCTACATCAGATGAAAAAGCAGAAGTAAAGAAAGTTGATAATGATAAAATTCTAACAGCTATTATTGATGGATTAGGTGGAGCAGCAAACATTTTAAATGTTGATGCATGTTTTACAAGACTTAGAGTTGCTGTAAAAGATAAAACTTTAGTTGCTGGCGATGATAAATGGAAAGAAACAGGAGCAAATGGAGTTGTCCGTCTTAGTGATGGAGTACAGATTATATATGGAAGTAAAGCAGATGTATATAAGACAAGACTTCAAAATATGCTAGGAATGGAGTAG
- a CDS encoding HAD family phosphatase, producing the protein MKDIKAVIFDMDGVIFDTERLYLKTWEKIFDEYGYTMTKEIYTSVMGSGRDNVKKTFLKIYGDSLPIEEMYLKKDIMIKESIKNGEVSIKDGALEILNFLKENNIKIALATSATKKRVTLQLKLSHIEHLFDTVVCKDDIKNAKPDPEIFLKAAELLFEKPQNCIVIEDSLSGIKAAYNGNITAFHVVDLKKPNKEILEYSYKSFRDLFEIKEEIEGILKR; encoded by the coding sequence ATGAAGGATATAAAAGCAGTAATATTTGATATGGATGGAGTTATTTTTGATACGGAAAGGTTATATCTTAAAACATGGGAAAAAATATTTGATGAATATGGATATACCATGACAAAAGAAATATACACATCTGTAATGGGCTCTGGCAGGGATAATGTTAAGAAAACATTTTTAAAAATATATGGAGACTCTCTTCCTATAGAAGAAATGTATTTAAAAAAAGACATAATGATAAAAGAGAGCATTAAAAATGGAGAGGTTTCTATAAAAGATGGAGCATTAGAAATACTAAATTTTTTAAAGGAAAATAACATAAAGATAGCACTTGCAACATCAGCTACAAAAAAGAGGGTTACTTTGCAGCTTAAGCTATCACATATAGAGCATTTATTTGATACTGTAGTATGTAAAGATGATATAAAAAATGCAAAGCCTGATCCTGAAATATTTTTAAAAGCAGCAGAACTTCTTTTTGAAAAACCTCAAAACTGCATAGTTATTGAGGACTCATTATCTGGAATAAAAGCTGCATATAATGGAAATATTACAGCTTTTCATGTCGTTGATTTAAAAAAACCTAACAAAGAAATTTTAGAATACAGCTATAAAAGTTTTAGGGATTTGTTTGAGATTAAAGAGGAGATAGAGGGGATTTTGAAAAGATAG
- a CDS encoding MurR/RpiR family transcriptional regulator: MSLSNFTLNCSNLNKKELEILNYCIKHSSEISSIKIIDLATKLKSSPASIERFCKKLNFSGFSEFKVALNFKLKNDCEKNEYSSDIYLNDIRKSIDIINQTTIEKVAKLIHEKNRIHIFSLGNNSLISTDLCQKFQSINKHFFSYSDSSSMYMCSSNANSSDLIIAISSSGEREQILSAINVAKSKNIKIICITDIGNNTLSKLSDISLYIISSSFLNHNIEIKSRAQLLILCDYIFFKYVELFLNDTL, from the coding sequence ATGAGTTTATCTAATTTTACGCTAAATTGCAGCAACCTAAATAAGAAGGAACTTGAGATTTTAAACTACTGTATAAAGCACAGCAGTGAAATATCTTCTATAAAAATTATAGACTTAGCAACAAAACTCAAGTCATCACCTGCTAGTATTGAACGATTTTGCAAGAAGTTAAATTTCAGCGGATTTTCAGAATTCAAAGTTGCACTCAATTTCAAACTAAAAAATGATTGTGAAAAAAATGAGTACAGTTCAGATATATATTTAAATGACATAAGAAAGAGTATAGATATAATTAATCAAACTACTATTGAAAAGGTAGCAAAACTAATACATGAAAAAAACAGAATACATATATTTTCACTCGGAAACAATTCATTAATATCTACTGACTTATGCCAAAAATTTCAAAGTATAAATAAGCATTTCTTCTCATATAGTGATAGTTCTTCTATGTATATGTGCAGCAGTAATGCGAATTCTTCTGATTTAATAATTGCAATATCATCATCTGGTGAAAGAGAGCAGATACTATCTGCAATAAATGTAGCCAAAAGCAAAAATATAAAAATCATCTGCATAACAGACATAGGAAATAACACTCTATCAAAATTAAGTGACATATCACTATACATAATATCAAGCTCTTTTTTGAATCATAATATAGAAATAAAATCAAGAGCACAGCTTTTAATACTATGTGATTACATATTTTTTAAATATGTTGAACTGTTTTTAAATGATACTTTATAA
- a CDS encoding PTS glucose transporter subunit IIA: MFNLFKKKNIDIKTCAAGWVRQLEEISDEVFSKKMIGDGIAVIPEDGKIYSPIDGTVQTVFPTKHAIVIKSTKGFNLLLHLGINTISLKGEPFEINIKEGDNVRDGDLIGSMDLDFLKKKNVDSTIMIICMDEGNEDNHFIKSRMEDDYIDNNAVIMQIE, translated from the coding sequence ATGTTTAATTTGTTTAAAAAGAAAAATATAGATATAAAAACATGTGCAGCAGGCTGGGTAAGACAGCTAGAAGAAATTAGCGATGAAGTTTTTTCAAAAAAAATGATTGGCGATGGAATAGCTGTTATACCTGAAGATGGGAAGATATATTCTCCTATAGATGGAACAGTTCAGACTGTTTTCCCAACAAAGCATGCTATTGTTATAAAAAGCACAAAAGGGTTCAATTTACTTTTGCACTTAGGAATAAATACTATTTCGCTTAAGGGTGAACCATTTGAAATAAATATAAAAGAAGGTGATAATGTAAGAGATGGAGATTTAATAGGAAGCATGGATCTTGATTTCTTAAAGAAAAAGAATGTAGATTCAACAATAATGATTATATGTATGGATGAAGGAAACGAAGATAATCATTTTATAAAAAGTAGAATGGAAGACGATTATATAGATAATAATGCAGTTATTATGCAAATTGAATAA
- a CDS encoding 6-phospho-alpha-glucosidase → MKKFNVVIVGGGSTFTPGFLKSFVRIKDKFPLKKLVLFDIDKERQEPIGAAGKILFKEYAPEVEFSYTTDPKEAYTDMDFVFMQMRVGKYAMREKDEKIPLKMGLIGQETVGAGGFAYGLRSTKEMIKAIYDLRKYSKDAWVLNYSNPAAIVAEALRREFPNDTHILNICDQPENIIRSASRSLNCDYNIIDPVYFGLNHYGWFTHLYNKETGEDLLPKLKKIIHERGFLPQDAEQRDQSWLDTYGFVQQMLEDFPDYLPNSYDQYYLYQNHKLSILNPDFTRTNEIQEGREKRVFEEAREVIAKGTTKGILDIHEDAHAEFMIEVAMSIAYNRNNRYIVIVENNGAISNMDDDAMVEVAAELGFNGPRPLGVGKIPTFYKGLLEQQVASEKLLIDAYYEHSYVKALQALTLNRLINDAEKAKEVLDKLIEANKDYFPPLN, encoded by the coding sequence ATGAAGAAGTTTAATGTAGTAATAGTTGGTGGAGGAAGTACATTTACTCCAGGATTTTTAAAATCATTTGTAAGAATTAAGGATAAATTCCCATTAAAGAAATTAGTCCTTTTTGATATTGATAAAGAAAGACAAGAACCAATAGGAGCAGCTGGAAAGATATTATTTAAAGAATATGCACCAGAAGTTGAATTCTCATATACAACAGATCCTAAAGAAGCATATACAGATATGGATTTCGTATTCATGCAGATGCGTGTTGGAAAATATGCAATGCGTGAAAAGGATGAAAAGATTCCTTTAAAGATGGGACTTATTGGACAAGAAACAGTTGGAGCCGGTGGATTTGCTTATGGACTTAGATCTACTAAGGAAATGATAAAAGCTATTTATGACTTAAGAAAATATTCAAAGGATGCATGGGTATTAAACTATTCTAACCCTGCTGCAATTGTTGCAGAAGCACTTAGAAGAGAATTCCCTAACGATACACACATTTTAAATATATGTGATCAGCCAGAAAACATCATACGTTCAGCAAGTCGTTCATTAAATTGCGACTACAATATAATAGATCCAGTTTACTTTGGACTTAACCATTATGGATGGTTCACTCATTTATATAACAAAGAAACAGGAGAAGATTTATTACCAAAATTAAAGAAGATAATCCATGAAAGAGGATTCCTTCCACAAGATGCAGAACAAAGAGATCAGTCATGGCTTGATACATACGGATTTGTTCAACAGATGTTAGAAGACTTCCCAGATTACCTTCCAAACTCATATGATCAGTATTACTTATACCAGAATCATAAGTTAAGTATCTTAAACCCTGATTTCACACGTACAAATGAAATCCAGGAAGGAAGAGAAAAGAGAGTATTTGAAGAAGCAAGAGAAGTAATTGCTAAAGGAACAACTAAAGGAATTTTAGATATTCATGAAGATGCACATGCAGAATTTATGATAGAAGTTGCAATGTCAATTGCTTATAATAGAAATAACAGATATATAGTTATCGTAGAAAATAATGGTGCAATAAGCAACATGGATGATGATGCAATGGTTGAAGTTGCAGCAGAATTAGGATTTAATGGACCTAGACCACTTGGAGTTGGAAAGATTCCTACATTCTACAAAGGTCTTTTAGAACAACAAGTTGCTTCAGAAAAACTTTTAATAGATGCTTACTATGAACATTCATATGTAAAGGCATTACAGGCATTAACTTTAAATAGATTAATCAATGATGCTGAAAAAGCTAAAGAAGTTTTAGACAAGCTAATAGAAGCAAACAAAGATTATTTCCCACCATTAAACTAA
- a CDS encoding ATP-binding cassette domain-containing protein produces MLELKDICFKVDDENRDILKNINLKIDNSKFIVITGPNGGGKSTLAKIICGIKKPTSGKIILNGEDITDLDITERAKKGISFAFQQPVRFKGITVEDLLNIASGNTKSRNLLKKDVCTYLRDVGLCPKDYLRREVNSSLSGGELKRIEIATILARNTKLSIFDEPEAGIDIWSFKNMIEVFEKMRKESDGSIMIISHQERILNIADEIILIENGQIKVHGDKDKILPKLLSAADSVKCYKGEK; encoded by the coding sequence GTGCTTGAATTAAAAGATATTTGCTTCAAAGTAGACGATGAAAATAGAGATATATTAAAAAATATAAATCTTAAAATTGACAATTCAAAGTTTATAGTTATTACAGGACCTAATGGGGGAGGTAAGTCTACTCTTGCAAAGATAATATGTGGAATAAAAAAGCCAACCTCAGGAAAAATAATATTAAATGGTGAAGATATAACTGACCTTGATATAACAGAAAGAGCGAAAAAGGGAATAAGTTTTGCTTTTCAGCAGCCTGTAAGATTTAAAGGAATTACGGTTGAAGATCTTTTAAATATAGCATCAGGAAATACTAAAAGCAGAAATCTTTTGAAAAAAGATGTCTGTACATATCTTCGTGATGTAGGTCTTTGTCCAAAAGATTATTTAAGAAGAGAAGTCAACTCAAGTTTATCAGGGGGAGAGCTTAAGAGAATAGAAATAGCAACTATTCTTGCAAGAAATACAAAGCTTTCAATTTTTGATGAGCCTGAAGCTGGAATTGATATATGGAGTTTCAAGAATATGATTGAAGTATTCGAGAAAATGAGAAAAGAAAGTGACGGTTCAATTATGATAATTTCTCATCAGGAAAGAATTTTAAACATTGCAGATGAGATAATTCTTATAGAAAACGGCCAGATAAAAGTTCATGGTGACAAGGATAAGATACTTCCAAAACTTTTATCAGCAGCAGATAGTGTTAAATGTTACAAAGGAGAGAAGTAA
- a CDS encoding MurR/RpiR family transcriptional regulator has translation MDLLNEMIQNVKNLNKNDMEILNYSFEHIKDIENLKVKDIASATFVSSATVVRFCKKLGFNGFLEFKNYIKFQFQKMHKEKIDVCIEKDIEKTFEFMKQSSLEEVAKLIDSARRIEFFGTGATSFVCHQVAKILRGLGLMAFSYDDNSMMTMQAETLDKSDLILVFSVSGETSQVIKALMVAKEKQVKIVSITGLSNNTISRLADISFYTGVTTYQLNERSISSHIELLLAGEMIVQSFIGYKKKLSQS, from the coding sequence ATGGATTTATTAAACGAGATGATACAAAATGTAAAGAATCTGAATAAAAATGATATGGAAATATTAAATTATTCTTTCGAACACATAAAAGATATTGAAAATCTTAAAGTTAAGGATATTGCGAGTGCTACATTTGTTTCATCGGCTACTGTAGTTAGGTTTTGCAAAAAGCTAGGATTTAATGGCTTTCTCGAATTTAAAAATTATATAAAGTTTCAGTTTCAGAAAATGCATAAAGAAAAGATTGACGTATGTATAGAGAAAGATATTGAAAAAACATTTGAGTTTATGAAGCAGTCTTCTTTAGAAGAAGTTGCAAAATTAATAGATAGTGCAAGACGTATAGAATTTTTTGGCACAGGAGCTACAAGCTTTGTCTGTCATCAAGTTGCAAAAATATTAAGAGGACTAGGTCTTATGGCTTTTAGTTATGACGACAACTCTATGATGACAATGCAGGCAGAAACATTAGATAAAAGCGATCTTATCTTAGTATTTTCAGTGTCAGGTGAGACAAGTCAGGTTATAAAAGCTCTAATGGTAGCAAAAGAGAAGCAGGTAAAGATTGTTTCAATAACAGGTTTATCTAATAATACAATATCTCGTTTAGCTGATATAAGTTTTTACACAGGAGTTACTACGTATCAGTTAAATGAAAGAAGTATAAGTTCTCATATAGAGCTTCTGCTTGCAGGAGAGATGATAGTACAGTCATTTATCGGATATAAGAAAAAATTATCGCAAAGCTAA
- a CDS encoding SufD family Fe-S cluster assembly protein codes for MDDIEKNLLEEISDLHKIPEGAYNIRVNGQPLMRNSTSDIEIVPKKDEPGIDIYIKPGTKNKSVHIPVILTKTGMNDLVYNDFHVGEDADVTIVAGCGIHNCGNQDSEHDGIHTFYIEKNAKVKYIEKHYGEGDGKGEKILNPKTIVHIKDGGYMEMDTSQIKGVDSTKRDTEGTLADNATLVVKEKIFTHGSQFAQTSFKVDLNGVNSSTNVISRSVAKDDSRQRFSADINGNSKCMGHSECDAIIMDNGRVEAIPTISANNVEANLIHEAAIGKIAGEQLIKLMTLGLTEKEAESQIVNGFLK; via the coding sequence ATGGATGATATAGAGAAAAATTTATTAGAGGAGATTTCAGATCTTCATAAGATTCCAGAAGGTGCTTATAATATAAGAGTAAATGGCCAGCCTCTTATGAGAAATTCAACATCTGATATAGAGATAGTGCCTAAAAAAGATGAGCCAGGAATAGATATTTATATAAAGCCTGGTACTAAAAACAAAAGTGTGCATATACCTGTAATTCTTACTAAAACAGGTATGAATGACCTTGTTTATAATGATTTTCATGTAGGAGAAGATGCTGATGTAACAATTGTTGCAGGATGTGGAATTCATAACTGCGGAAATCAAGATTCAGAGCATGATGGAATACATACTTTTTATATAGAAAAGAATGCAAAAGTAAAGTATATAGAAAAACATTATGGCGAAGGCGATGGAAAAGGAGAAAAAATATTAAATCCTAAAACTATCGTGCATATAAAAGATGGCGGATATATGGAGATGGACACATCTCAGATAAAAGGTGTCGATTCAACAAAGAGAGACACAGAAGGAACACTTGCTGATAATGCTACATTAGTAGTAAAAGAGAAGATATTTACTCATGGAAGTCAATTTGCACAGACAAGTTTTAAAGTTGATTTAAATGGTGTAAACTCAAGTACAAATGTAATTTCAAGATCAGTTGCAAAGGATGATTCAAGACAGAGATTTTCAGCTGATATAAATGGAAATTCAAAATGTATGGGCCATTCAGAGTGTGATGCAATAATAATGGATAATGGAAGAGTTGAAGCTATTCCAACTATTTCTGCAAACAATGTAGAAGCAAACCTTATCCATGAAGCTGCTATAGGAAAGATTGCAGGAGAACAGCTTATAAAGTTAATGACACTTGGTCTTACAGAAAAAGAAGCAGAATCTCAGATAGTAAATGGATTCCTTAAATAG